In the Aquimarina spinulae genome, TCGAATATTTTCTTTATAAAAACAGGTTAGTATTTTCTCGTCCCCATCAATGATTCCAGCTATGATTATTTGATCGTTATTCATCATTATTGTGAGTTTGTATCTTTTAGGGTTTAGGTAATACCATTTATCTTTTGAATTTACTGAGATAAAATGTTCTTTTTTCACTTCAGTTTCAGAATGAAAATAAACCGTTCCCCAACTATGCTTGATTTTCATTCATCACTGAAGCAAAAAAATCTTAATTTTCTTTTCTGGTAAATTCAAACAACAAATGGTATAAGCTCATTGTCATTTATCGCTCACTTGCCTTTATGATACAAACATAAATCGACTACATTAGATGTCAATACAGATTTCTGTAATGGAGTCCTTTTTTTGAAAAAAAAGTCATTATACTGCTTTTGAAGATGTTTAATACTTCTGTACGATTAGAAGTTTAGATAGGGTATAAAAAAGCTATAATATTCCTAAATCCTTTACAATAGCTACCAGGTGAGTGCTATTCTTAGCTTTGAAGTCATCAAAAAGTTTACTTACTCTTTTATCGATAGCACTTTCACCATTTGGAGATATGTTTTGTTTTTTAAGCTTGATTCGGATTTCTTTTTTGGTAAATCCTTTTGATAATTCTTCTAACAGTATCATATCCAAATCATCTAAGTGAATCAATGTATTCGTGTTAAAATTATTGGTAATCTCTGGCGGTCGCATAGTATTGCCTTGATACACTCCTTTCACGCATGCTACTAATTCTTGTATTGCTTGCTGGCCTTTACAAACGTATCCATTGATATTGAGATTTTCGAATAGCATATTAATTTTGTCTGGCCTGTTTTCCTGAGAATATACAATCACTTTGATATCTGGTTGTATACTTCTGATATCTTTTATGAGTTCGATACCCGAGGTTCTGGTTTGGACCTTATGATCTTCTCTAAATGAAAGATCTGTGATCAATAGCTCAAATACTTCCTGGTCATTATGCGCTTTTCTGAATTTGAGATAGGCATCATCACAGTATTTAGCCTCCTCAATATTATGGATTCCAATTTTATCATTTAATACTTTTATAATGCCTTGATTGGCTATTTCATAGTCTTCTGCTACCAATACTTTAGAAAACATCTTGCTGACTTTTTAATTAGGGATTTGTATTTCGGCTGTAAAGCCTTTTCCTTTTTCTGAGTCAAAGATAAGTGTTCCTAGTATAGCTCGAATACGGTTTTCTGTATTCCGAAGTCCATTTTTGGATTGTAGATGTTCTTTTGTTACTCCCACACCATTATCAGAGTAGTTAATTGTGAGGGTATCGTTAGTATTAGAAAACCTTAATTTAACCAGGCTGGCCTGACTATGTTTCTGCATATTGGTCATCAATTCCTGTAGTACTCTGTATACCGTTATTTTTATGGTTTTATCCATCTCATCCCAATCAATTCTATCAAATCCTATGGCTATTAACTGAATCCCGTTTTGGGTATAGTTTTTTAGCATGTTATTCAATTCTTCTGGATAGGTCACCCCGGTTTCGAATTCATTGTTTTCGCGTGAGATATCACGTGCTTTGAGATAGGTAGTATTGAGTTTATCCTTGATATGAGGGTCATGAGGGTCGTTTTGATATTGCATCATTACCTGAAAAATATCATTCCCCAGCTCATCATGTAATTGTTTAGAAATACGGGTTTCGGTTTCATAACTGGCTTCAAACTGTACTATTTTATTTTGCTGGTTGAGATGATGCATTTGTTGTCTAAAAAAATAGACTATAAACCCAATACCGGTAATTAATAGTAACATCCCGAGAAGGTAGATTGTATTTTCGTTACGAACCTCAGATATTTTTCTGTTTTTTTCTGCGTTCTCCTTGAGTAAGTTTTCATTCTCGAATCGTGTAGGTGCATAGATTTCTCGAGTCTTTTTTCGAAGCTGCATGAGCTTAAGACTAGCTTCTTTAAAACGTTGATGGTCTTCTAAAGACTCTGGATCTAATTCGGTAATCAAAGTTAACACTTCTAACAACCCCTCATAGTTACCAAAATCTTTTAAGCTTTGATAGGCTTCCCGAGCATGATATCTTGCTTTTCCTAAGTCTTTGTTTCTATAATATTTAGCAAGGTGTATGCTACTATTAAATAAACCAACTAAGTTGTTTTTTTGCAACCTTATCTGATGTGCTTCCAATAGCATGGTTTCACTTTCTGAATTCTTTGGATTTTGAAGGAATTTTACATACCCCAGATTATTTAGAATTTGCGCATATCGTGTTCGTTTTTTTATTACGTTCTTATCTTTTAGTAAAGATTGTAAAATATCAATACTTTCTTCATATTTTTTTTGCTCTGCCAAAATATTTGCACGAGTGTTTTTAAAAATGGGTAGATTGCGAATTCCAATTTTCTTTTTAGCAATTGAATCGTTAAGTAATTCTAGAACTTTAGAGTTCCAAAGCAAAGCTTTTTCAGGGTTTTTTAATTGATTAAAAGATATCGATATACCATGATACAGTCCAGATATTATTTTGTGTTCAGAAGAATTCTCTACATATTTTAAACCATCCGTAGCTGTTGTTTTACTGGCATTATGATCTCCTAAAGCAATGTGAATATTAGACATTGCCATCAAACATCTCCCTGCATTGATACTATCCTTAAGATTTCTGTGAACCTTGAACGATTGATTATAATACTCAAAAGCCTCCAGGTAGTTATCTAGTTTTTTGTTATAAAGACCTAACTTATATAATGCTTTTCCTATATAGGCACTATCCATATTTTGTTGAGCAAGTTGTAATAACAAATAGGATTGCTCAATTGCTTTTTCAGGGCCTTTATATTTATGAAGAAGTCTTGTATACAATGAAAGGCCTTTATGTCGTAACGAATCTATTTCTAGTTTCTTAGCTCCCTGTAAAAAGTTGTCCATAGCTTCCAATCTTTTTTCCTTAGCATTGGATTTCTTGAAAGCAAAATCATAGTAACTATTTAAAGAATCGATCTGTTTGATTACCATGGGAGAAATCGAATCATTGGTAACATTATCATTACAAGAATTGAAGAAAACACCTGTTACTATACCTAAAAAAAAGAGGGATAAAACTGTATATCGTTTCATCCCCCAAAAGTACTAAATTATAATGATTAAGATTAAATATCATCTTCTTCTAATATTTCATCATCTCCGGTAGTACTTAACACTTCTGTTTGCAAGGTTTCGTTTTCTTTAACGCTATCATCTGGCGTACAAGAAGCAAAGTTGACTCCTAAAAGTATGGCTATTAGTATGTATTTTAAAGTTCTCATTGTTGCTAAATTTTTTGTTTTCCAAAGTTTAGGGTACGCCCATAGGTGTTAACCCCAGATCGGTATGTTGTTACATACCCATTACCTATGGGAATCATCAATTGGTTTTTGGGAAAGTGTGATCCAATACAGTTGCGATACCTTACTTTCCCCTTTTGGGTAGCAGCAAACTGTAATTAGGATGTTTTTGATGGGTTAGTTTTCTGTATTTTCTATACAATCCAGTTATACCCTTAACAATGTGTTAAGCATACTTATACTGTGGATATTGATTTTTTAGATATACTTGGTTTTCAGGCTTTTTACACCAAAAACTATATATAGCTCTAAAAATCCTATAGTGTTATAGAAAATACTGGTTGGTAGTGTCGGTAACAGCTAGCGTATGTAATTAACGTATAAGAGATGTTACATTGTTAGATACTTGATCGATTATCCTACTCGGTTTTTCATATTAGCACTTGCTAATACGGTGTGTTTATTGCTCGAATGGAAATCGATGTTTTTCTTACTATTGTTTAGTTTGCCTCGAGAGACAAACTCAATCACTAATACGAATTATAATTACTCTTATAAAGTTTACGAAACGAATACTTTACAAGAAACATAACTGCCTTTGATTACTACTTCATGGAAGTTTTTACTTATAAATTGAAGTGTTTCTTCCTTTCTTTCGCCATCTAATGATTCGGATATCACTTTTGGAAGAGGATTAACAACCGAAGTATATAAACCCATCCCAAGGACACTTCCGAATGCATCGGTTAACAGATGGTTTCTGTCCTCCTGTCCTTTTTTAGAATTTTGATTATACTTCATTGTTTTATTTTTTAGTTAATTAATTAGCATATAAATGTTCAGTATGAATACGTATTCTTTTTACGTAGTCAATTCGTATTATTTTTTCTAAAACTGAACAAATAATATACTACTTGTATTGAGATACAAAGATACGGATATTTTTAGGATCCTGCAACTATTTTTTAATATTAATTTATTGATTATCAGGTATTTATAATCAAAATTAAGCAAAGAAATCCCTGTCCGTTTTATAACAGATTTTGGATATTTTGGCAATCACCTAACTACCTGATACTTGCTTTCCAATCACTTACTCTTTATGTACTATTTAGCTTTTACGCATTCCTTTAAAATTTTACTTCTTTTCTTTTAAATTGTTTTATAACATATTACTATTTAAGTGTGTTTTTTACTATTTCCCTCTATTGGTTTTATGATTACGATCAGGTTTTATGCTTTTGAATGTGTTTTATACCAAAAAACCTGAATAAAAAAAGCGTCCAATTTCTTGGACGCTTGCTATATTATATCGTTTTCTAATTTATATCACTTCAAAAAACAATTAAAATAGTCACATAGCGTCCTTTTTTGTAGAAAGACTTCATTAATCCATCGATAATCGCACTGATTAAGCCGCAATATTAATGCCATATGTATACTATTCTGTTTCATTTTGTTAT is a window encoding:
- a CDS encoding response regulator, which gives rise to MFSKVLVAEDYEIANQGIIKVLNDKIGIHNIEEAKYCDDAYLKFRKAHNDQEVFELLITDLSFREDHKVQTRTSGIELIKDIRSIQPDIKVIVYSQENRPDKINMLFENLNINGYVCKGQQAIQELVACVKGVYQGNTMRPPEITNNFNTNTLIHLDDLDMILLEELSKGFTKKEIRIKLKKQNISPNGESAIDKRVSKLFDDFKAKNSTHLVAIVKDLGIL
- a CDS encoding tetratricopeptide repeat-containing sensor histidine kinase, translated to MKRYTVLSLFFLGIVTGVFFNSCNDNVTNDSISPMVIKQIDSLNSYYDFAFKKSNAKEKRLEAMDNFLQGAKKLEIDSLRHKGLSLYTRLLHKYKGPEKAIEQSYLLLQLAQQNMDSAYIGKALYKLGLYNKKLDNYLEAFEYYNQSFKVHRNLKDSINAGRCLMAMSNIHIALGDHNASKTTATDGLKYVENSSEHKIISGLYHGISISFNQLKNPEKALLWNSKVLELLNDSIAKKKIGIRNLPIFKNTRANILAEQKKYEESIDILQSLLKDKNVIKKRTRYAQILNNLGYVKFLQNPKNSESETMLLEAHQIRLQKNNLVGLFNSSIHLAKYYRNKDLGKARYHAREAYQSLKDFGNYEGLLEVLTLITELDPESLEDHQRFKEASLKLMQLRKKTREIYAPTRFENENLLKENAEKNRKISEVRNENTIYLLGMLLLITGIGFIVYFFRQQMHHLNQQNKIVQFEASYETETRISKQLHDELGNDIFQVMMQYQNDPHDPHIKDKLNTTYLKARDISRENNEFETGVTYPEELNNMLKNYTQNGIQLIAIGFDRIDWDEMDKTIKITVYRVLQELMTNMQKHSQASLVKLRFSNTNDTLTINYSDNGVGVTKEHLQSKNGLRNTENRIRAILGTLIFDSEKGKGFTAEIQIPN